From Lysobacter silvisoli, the proteins below share one genomic window:
- a CDS encoding TonB-dependent receptor domain-containing protein codes for MTLKTTQLRDAITFALAVGATAAAGTGVAFAQETEKEATTLDRIEVTGSRIKRADIETSQPIFSLSREDITAQGLTSVGDVIQNITANGSTLNSSFNNGGNGETRVSLRNLGSNRTLVLVNGRRWVGGTGLGGAVDLNTIPTAAVERIEVLKDGASTIYGSDAIAGVVNVILRQNFEGAEANAYVGSFDKGDGFRQAYDFTIGATSDRFSAMLGFGYVKEEPVMAGDRKISKEPIIWTGNAFGSGTSPGGRFALCPGGYVNGACTGAQTNFNGGPGTFTYDAGGNSAPRPYVAPGDVYNFAPENYLLTPQERRSVFASGTLDITDNLRFKTTVTYNQRESEQLLASMPVVLGTAPGATPQGQQIFISRNSIYNPFGQDISRINRRITESGGRSFNQDVRTFALTAGLEGTLNWGEKYYDWEAGYFRGENKANNTTFGLFNMIALQQALGPSFRDAQGVARCGTPTAVINGCVPLNLLGGVGSITPEMMNFVSFTAHDEYNYTQQSYYANISGDLFSLPGGPLGFSFGLEHRTESGYDSPDALINSGNTTGNSRTATNGSYSLDEAYLELAIPVLADVPFAKLLDFSVATRYSDYSNFGDTLNSKFGFRWKPIDDLMIRGNWSEGFRAPSISELFAGQADSFPTLSDPCNNANFGNQNPAGQARCIAEGVPNGGYQQDNQQIRITVGGNPNLKPEKAETTTIGLVYSPNWVEGLDIALDWWNIKIEDAITTIGGAGIIQQCLDSGGTGPTCALYTRRADGNIQTLLNTTTNIGGTEVEGYDLTVNYRLPETSWGRFSFTWDTTYLASQKDDLDGDGRYGEDELIAPTIGQPLNFNEGGNQVGEYDGPNQLNAWRVRSNLATRWEKGDIGATWNIRYYSSQTENCQALEDYGYAFLCTDADRIVAVPTDSNNNGVWDGPGGGDSFTQRNAAERHIGATTYHDASFYWNAPWNAKITIGVNNIFDKNPPVSVTTFANSFDPQYEVPGRFVYFRYAQKF; via the coding sequence ATGACCTTGAAGACCACCCAGCTCCGCGACGCGATCACCTTCGCGCTCGCCGTGGGCGCAACCGCCGCGGCAGGCACCGGTGTCGCCTTTGCCCAGGAAACGGAAAAGGAAGCCACCACCCTCGATCGCATCGAGGTGACGGGCTCGCGCATCAAGCGCGCCGACATCGAAACCTCGCAGCCGATCTTCTCGCTGAGCCGCGAGGACATCACCGCACAGGGCCTGACCTCGGTCGGCGACGTGATCCAGAACATCACGGCCAACGGCTCGACGCTCAACAGCAGCTTCAACAACGGCGGCAACGGCGAAACCCGCGTCAGCCTGCGTAACCTCGGTTCCAACCGTACCCTGGTGCTGGTCAACGGCCGCCGCTGGGTCGGCGGTACCGGCCTGGGCGGCGCGGTCGACCTGAACACCATCCCGACCGCCGCGGTCGAGCGCATCGAAGTCCTGAAGGACGGCGCCTCCACCATCTACGGCTCCGACGCCATCGCCGGCGTGGTCAACGTGATCCTGCGCCAGAACTTCGAAGGCGCCGAAGCCAATGCCTATGTCGGTTCGTTCGACAAGGGCGACGGCTTCCGTCAGGCCTACGACTTCACCATCGGCGCCACGTCCGACCGCTTCAGCGCCATGCTGGGCTTCGGCTACGTCAAGGAAGAGCCGGTCATGGCCGGCGACCGCAAGATCTCCAAGGAGCCGATCATCTGGACCGGCAACGCGTTCGGTTCGGGCACCAGCCCGGGCGGCCGCTTCGCCCTGTGCCCGGGTGGCTACGTCAACGGCGCCTGCACCGGCGCGCAGACCAACTTCAACGGCGGTCCCGGCACCTTCACCTACGACGCCGGCGGCAACAGCGCTCCGCGTCCGTACGTGGCTCCGGGCGACGTCTACAACTTCGCCCCCGAGAACTACCTGCTGACCCCGCAGGAACGCCGTTCGGTGTTCGCGTCCGGCACCCTGGACATCACCGACAACCTGCGCTTCAAGACCACCGTCACCTACAACCAGCGCGAGTCCGAGCAGCTGCTCGCCTCGATGCCGGTGGTGCTGGGTACCGCCCCGGGCGCCACGCCGCAGGGTCAGCAGATCTTCATCAGCCGCAACAGCATCTACAACCCGTTCGGCCAGGACATCTCGCGCATCAACCGCCGCATCACCGAGTCCGGCGGCCGTTCGTTCAACCAGGACGTGCGCACCTTCGCCCTGACCGCCGGTCTGGAAGGCACGCTGAACTGGGGCGAGAAGTACTACGACTGGGAAGCCGGCTACTTCCGCGGCGAGAACAAGGCCAATAACACCACCTTCGGCCTGTTCAACATGATCGCCCTGCAGCAGGCGCTGGGCCCGTCGTTCCGCGACGCCCAGGGCGTGGCCCGTTGCGGCACCCCGACCGCGGTCATCAACGGCTGCGTGCCGCTGAACCTGCTCGGCGGCGTCGGCAGCATCACGCCGGAGATGATGAACTTCGTCTCGTTCACCGCCCACGACGAGTACAACTACACCCAGCAGAGCTACTACGCCAACATCAGCGGCGACCTGTTCAGCCTGCCGGGCGGCCCGCTGGGCTTCTCGTTCGGCCTCGAGCACCGCACCGAATCCGGCTACGACTCGCCGGACGCGCTGATCAACTCGGGCAACACCACCGGCAACAGCCGTACCGCCACCAACGGCTCCTACTCGCTGGACGAGGCCTACCTCGAACTGGCGATCCCGGTGCTGGCCGACGTGCCGTTCGCCAAGCTGCTCGACTTCTCGGTCGCCACGCGCTACTCCGACTACAGCAACTTCGGCGACACGCTGAACAGCAAGTTCGGTTTCCGCTGGAAGCCGATCGACGACCTGATGATCCGCGGCAACTGGTCCGAGGGCTTCCGCGCTCCGTCGATCTCCGAGCTGTTCGCCGGCCAGGCCGACTCGTTCCCGACCCTGAGCGATCCCTGCAACAACGCCAACTTCGGTAACCAGAATCCGGCCGGTCAGGCCCGATGCATCGCCGAAGGCGTGCCCAACGGCGGCTACCAGCAGGACAACCAGCAGATCCGCATCACCGTCGGCGGCAACCCGAACCTGAAGCCGGAAAAGGCCGAGACCACCACCATCGGTCTGGTCTACAGCCCGAACTGGGTCGAGGGTCTGGACATCGCCCTGGACTGGTGGAACATCAAGATCGAGGACGCCATCACCACGATCGGCGGCGCCGGCATCATCCAGCAGTGCTTGGATAGCGGCGGCACGGGCCCGACCTGCGCCCTGTACACCCGTCGTGCCGACGGCAACATCCAGACCCTGCTGAACACCACCACGAACATCGGTGGTACCGAGGTCGAAGGCTACGACCTGACCGTCAACTACCGTCTGCCGGAAACCTCGTGGGGCCGCTTCAGCTTCACCTGGGATACGACTTACCTGGCCAGCCAGAAGGACGACCTGGACGGCGACGGCCGTTACGGCGAGGACGAGCTGATCGCTCCGACCATCGGCCAGCCGCTGAACTTCAACGAAGGCGGCAACCAGGTAGGCGAATACGACGGCCCGAACCAGCTGAACGCCTGGCGTGTCCGCTCCAACCTGGCCACGCGCTGGGAGAAGGGCGACATCGGCGCGACCTGGAACATCCGTTACTACTCGTCGCAGACCGAGAACTGCCAGGCCCTGGAAGACTACGGCTACGCGTTCCTGTGCACCGACGCCGACCGCATCGTCGCAGTCCCGACCGACAGCAACAACAACGGTGTGTGGGACGGCCCGGGTGGCGGCGACAGCTTCACCCAGCGCAATGCGGCCGAGCGCCACATCGGCGCGACCACGTACCACGACGCCAGCTTCTACTGGAACGCGCCGTGGAACGCCAAGATCACCATCGGCGTGAACAACATCTTCGACAAGAACCCGCCGGTGTCGGTCACCACGTTCGCCAACTCGTTCGACCCGCAGTACGAAGTTCCGGGCCGCTTCGTGTACTTCCGCTACGCGCAGAAGTTCTGA
- a CDS encoding putative 2OG-Fe(II) oxygenase yields the protein MPFELYPAFSVPFAQDFLPNHQAINAQLKALLLAREAEGARYANPNPSLTLQQGVFESEFVLFSWPENCVQLLRQFCWNTLGRTIQELNGYSAADMARLQIFSHTWYHITRQGGFTITHTHPMASWSGVYCVDPGETPEDRPESGVLRFHNPHYYSNQFVDAGNQRMQSPFHHGTWNIRFSPGQLILFPSWLPHEVLPFYGRDERITIAFNCWFSMKDAA from the coding sequence ATGCCCTTCGAGCTCTACCCCGCCTTCTCGGTCCCGTTCGCCCAGGACTTCCTGCCCAATCACCAGGCCATCAACGCCCAGCTCAAGGCGCTGCTGCTGGCGCGCGAGGCCGAAGGGGCACGCTACGCCAACCCCAATCCGTCGCTGACCTTGCAGCAGGGCGTGTTCGAGAGCGAGTTCGTGCTGTTCTCCTGGCCGGAGAACTGCGTGCAGTTGCTGCGCCAGTTCTGCTGGAACACCCTGGGCCGCACCATCCAGGAGCTCAACGGCTACAGCGCGGCGGACATGGCGCGGCTGCAGATCTTCTCCCACACCTGGTACCACATCACCCGCCAGGGCGGCTTCACCATCACCCACACCCACCCCATGGCCTCATGGTCGGGCGTGTACTGCGTGGACCCGGGCGAAACGCCGGAAGACCGGCCCGAATCGGGCGTGCTGCGGTTCCACAACCCGCATTACTACAGCAACCAGTTCGTCGACGCAGGCAACCAGCGCATGCAGTCGCCGTTCCACCACGGCACCTGGAACATCCGCTTCTCGCCGGGGCAGCTGATCCTGTTCCCGTCCTGGCTGCCGCACGAAGTGCTGCCGTTCTACGGCCGCGACGAGCGCATCACCATCGCCTTCAATTGCTGGTTCTCGATGAAAGACGCCGCCTGA
- a CDS encoding DUF4097 family beta strand repeat-containing protein: MTREFHTVSKSGLALALACLVAAPAFAATPINQSRPLDPRGRVEIENVKGRIEVRAWDRPEVKIEGSLGNGVEKLEVEGDRERLTIRVKYPNRSSGMGFLVGGDKSEPTDLKVTLPLRADLEIDAVSADVDVTGVASNELSIDSVSGDVNVAAAPREANIDSVSGDLTLTLNSAKVSAETVSGDLLLRGRLDGEIDVETVSGQVDVQVRESALRRFNGTSVSGDLRLATALASGAEVDLETVSGDVRLHLPRNLSAEVHGQSFSGDLAAPGAQIDRPKHGPGSSFEHRYGSGNGRIRLETFSGDATLQLD, from the coding sequence ATGACCCGCGAATTCCACACCGTTAGCAAGTCCGGACTCGCCCTGGCCCTGGCGTGCCTGGTCGCCGCCCCGGCGTTCGCCGCCACCCCGATCAACCAGAGCCGGCCGCTGGATCCGCGCGGACGGGTCGAGATCGAAAACGTCAAAGGCCGCATCGAGGTGCGCGCCTGGGACCGCCCCGAGGTCAAGATCGAGGGCAGCCTGGGCAACGGCGTCGAGAAGCTGGAGGTCGAAGGCGACCGCGAGCGCCTGACGATCCGGGTCAAGTACCCCAACCGCAGCAGCGGCATGGGCTTCCTGGTCGGCGGCGACAAGAGCGAGCCCACCGACCTGAAGGTGACCCTGCCGCTGCGCGCCGACCTGGAGATCGACGCGGTCTCGGCCGACGTGGACGTGACCGGCGTGGCCTCCAACGAGCTGTCCATCGACAGCGTCAGCGGCGACGTGAACGTGGCCGCGGCCCCGCGCGAGGCCAACATCGACAGCGTCAGCGGCGATCTGACCCTGACCCTCAACAGCGCCAAGGTCAGCGCCGAGACCGTCAGCGGCGACCTGCTGCTGCGCGGCCGCCTGGACGGCGAGATCGACGTGGAGACGGTGTCCGGCCAGGTCGATGTGCAGGTGCGCGAATCGGCGCTGCGCCGCTTCAACGGCACCTCGGTGTCCGGCGACCTGCGCCTGGCCACCGCCCTGGCCAGCGGCGCCGAGGTCGACCTGGAAACCGTCAGCGGCGACGTGCGCCTGCACCTGCCGCGCAACCTGTCGGCCGAAGTGCACGGGCAGAGCTTCAGCGGCGACCTGGCTGCGCCGGGCGCGCAGATCGACCGGCCCAAGCACGGCCCGGGCTCCAGCTTCGAGCACCGCTACGGCAGCGGCAACGGCCGCATCCGCCTGGAGACCTTCTCCGGCGATGCGACGCTGCAGTTGGATTGA
- a CDS encoding RNA polymerase sigma factor, giving the protein MLTAVTDIPTDEAPSADDRDLVGAAARGEMAAFETLYRRHAGRVHGVIARLVGHHGARAEDLTQEAFVRAWQALPAFRFESAFGTWLHRLAVNTALMELRSRRGKPQLDDDEDALEYVGSADSAGHTTALSMDLERAVASLPPRARAVLVLYDVEGWKHEEIAVELGMAVGSSKAQLHRARNLLRERLGGQA; this is encoded by the coding sequence ATGCTGACCGCCGTGACCGACATTCCGACCGACGAAGCGCCCAGTGCCGACGACCGCGACCTGGTCGGGGCGGCGGCGCGCGGCGAGATGGCGGCCTTCGAGACCCTGTACCGGCGCCATGCCGGCCGCGTCCACGGCGTGATCGCGCGCCTGGTCGGCCATCACGGCGCCCGCGCCGAGGACCTCACCCAGGAGGCCTTCGTGCGCGCCTGGCAGGCCCTGCCGGCGTTCCGCTTCGAGTCCGCCTTCGGCACCTGGCTGCACCGTCTGGCGGTGAATACCGCGCTGATGGAACTGCGCAGCCGCCGCGGCAAGCCGCAGTTGGACGACGACGAGGACGCGCTGGAGTACGTGGGCAGCGCCGATTCGGCCGGGCACACCACGGCCCTGTCGATGGACCTGGAACGCGCCGTGGCCAGCCTGCCGCCGCGCGCCCGCGCGGTGCTGGTGCTGTACGACGTGGAAGGCTGGAAGCACGAGGAGATCGCCGTCGAGCTGGGCATGGCGGTCGGCAGCAGCAAGGCCCAATTGCACCGCGCACGCAACCTGCTGCGCGAACGCCTGGGAGGACAGGCATGA
- a CDS encoding tetratricopeptide repeat-containing sulfotransferase family protein produces the protein MSQAQVQKLWRQGEDYARQGQANAALNAYEGLLAIDPDHVQALLRASRLALMLGRYRVGQDYALRALARRPSSDEAVLTLARALRMFNEPGALLECVEHSRWRERRSVEWLTELATLVSTVGDNALALQILDVAAIRDPKHAPMRYFRGVVQMFFGDMDAAERELEAAIARQPNIAQAHWVLSRLRKQTAESNHVERMRAQVGRVTPGSENEAYLAFALHNELHDLGRYDESWQALERGCWIKRQLSPHDRLDARRMYEGLMRLCDADFVRPVEQPPAPYVPVFIVGMHRSGSTLLEQLLGGHPMVSDGGETYAFTTQMRYGADYRNKGVLDAELVRRAAGVDYAQVGQRFLERSAWRAQGKPYLTEKLPTNFLNVGFIGKSLPQARVLHMVRDPVDTCFSNLRTMFSDVSTFSYDQHELVEWYGQYQRLMAHWRQVMPDRVMDVHYDALVADPEGVMRQVLAFLGLPWDAGATTLDRAGAVATASSPQMRGGIIKNRASAWSPYEDRLQALIQGLGEYR, from the coding sequence ATGAGCCAGGCCCAGGTGCAGAAGCTCTGGCGACAGGGCGAGGACTACGCGCGGCAGGGCCAGGCCAACGCCGCGCTCAACGCCTACGAAGGCCTGCTGGCCATCGACCCCGACCACGTGCAGGCGCTGCTGCGCGCCTCGCGCCTGGCGCTGATGCTGGGCCGCTACCGCGTGGGCCAGGACTACGCCCTGCGCGCGCTGGCGCGGCGTCCGAGTTCGGACGAGGCGGTGCTGACCCTGGCGCGCGCGCTGCGCATGTTCAACGAGCCCGGCGCCTTACTGGAATGCGTGGAGCATTCGCGCTGGCGCGAGCGGCGCTCGGTGGAATGGCTGACCGAACTGGCCACCCTGGTCAGCACCGTCGGCGACAACGCGCTGGCGCTGCAGATCCTGGACGTGGCCGCGATCCGCGACCCCAAGCACGCGCCGATGCGCTACTTCCGCGGCGTGGTGCAGATGTTCTTCGGCGACATGGACGCGGCCGAGCGCGAGCTGGAAGCGGCGATCGCGCGCCAGCCCAACATCGCGCAGGCGCATTGGGTGCTGTCGCGCCTGCGTAAGCAGACCGCCGAGTCCAATCATGTCGAGCGCATGCGCGCGCAGGTCGGCCGGGTCACGCCCGGCAGCGAGAACGAGGCCTATCTGGCTTTCGCCCTGCACAACGAACTGCACGACCTGGGCCGCTACGACGAGTCCTGGCAGGCGCTGGAACGCGGCTGCTGGATCAAGCGCCAGCTGAGCCCGCACGACCGCCTGGACGCGCGGCGCATGTACGAGGGCCTGATGCGGCTGTGCGACGCCGACTTCGTGCGCCCGGTGGAGCAGCCGCCGGCGCCCTACGTGCCGGTGTTCATCGTCGGCATGCACCGCTCCGGCAGCACCCTGCTGGAACAGCTGCTGGGCGGCCATCCGATGGTGTCCGACGGCGGCGAGACCTACGCCTTCACCACCCAGATGCGCTACGGCGCCGACTACCGCAACAAGGGCGTGCTCGACGCCGAACTGGTGCGGCGCGCGGCCGGGGTGGACTACGCCCAGGTCGGCCAGCGCTTCCTGGAGCGCAGCGCCTGGCGCGCGCAGGGCAAGCCCTACCTGACCGAAAAGCTGCCGACCAACTTCCTCAACGTCGGCTTCATCGGCAAGTCGCTGCCGCAGGCGCGGGTGCTGCACATGGTGCGCGACCCGGTCGATACCTGCTTCTCCAACCTGCGCACCATGTTCTCCGACGTCAGCACCTTCTCCTACGACCAGCACGAACTGGTGGAGTGGTACGGCCAGTACCAGCGGCTGATGGCGCACTGGCGCCAGGTCATGCCCGACCGGGTCATGGACGTGCATTACGACGCCCTGGTCGCCGATCCCGAGGGGGTGATGCGGCAGGTGCTGGCGTTCCTGGGCCTGCCCTGGGACGCCGGCGCGACCACCCTGGACCGGGCCGGCGCGGTGGCCACCGCCTCCAGCCCGCAGATGCGCGGCGGCATCATCAAGAACCGGGCTTCGGCCTGGTCGCCCTACGAAGACCGCTTGCAGGCGCTGATCCAGGGCCTGGGCGAGTACCGCTAA
- a CDS encoding 2OG-Fe(II) oxygenase encodes MSAHPAALAASRELLIDGRPLRVYDGHLDNVGEYVRGLARAPFTRTEVARPETNDYKHWATELKLEALVQQPIFELTRRAVLGFTGAGYGYRPYRAYTNVASFGDMLFTHTDCLPEQQDLTALWYLCEQWDVEWGGETMFYDAQDEVACAVRPRPGRLVVFDGAIKHAGRPPNRICYAPRYTFAIKFERVAMGAAAGTSAA; translated from the coding sequence ATGTCCGCACATCCCGCCGCGCTCGCGGCCAGTCGTGAACTCCTTATCGACGGCCGCCCGCTGCGGGTGTACGACGGCCACTTGGACAACGTGGGCGAATACGTGCGCGGGCTGGCCCGCGCACCGTTCACCCGCACCGAAGTCGCGCGCCCGGAAACCAACGACTACAAGCATTGGGCCACCGAACTCAAGCTCGAGGCGCTGGTGCAGCAGCCGATCTTCGAGCTGACCCGGCGCGCGGTGCTGGGCTTCACCGGTGCCGGCTACGGTTACCGGCCCTACCGCGCCTACACCAATGTCGCCAGCTTCGGCGACATGCTGTTCACCCACACCGACTGCCTGCCCGAGCAGCAGGACCTGACCGCGCTGTGGTACCTGTGCGAGCAGTGGGACGTGGAGTGGGGCGGCGAAACCATGTTCTACGACGCCCAGGACGAAGTGGCCTGCGCGGTGCGCCCGCGTCCGGGCCGCTTGGTGGTGTTCGACGGCGCGATCAAGCATGCCGGACGCCCGCCGAACCGGATCTGCTACGCGCCGCGTTACACCTTCGCGATCAAGTTCGAACGCGTGGCGATGGGCGCTGCGGCCGGAACCTCCGCCGCATGA
- a CDS encoding phosphoenolpyruvate carboxykinase (GTP) produces MNDWVAQVAALTRPDRIHWCDGSDAENQALIEQMLADGTLEALNEQTHPGSYLHRSHPDDVARVEHLTFVCTTQREDAGPNNHWMAPHEAHAKMDALFDGCMRGRTLYVIPYCMGPIDSPLSRCGVEITDSPYVVANMRIMTRMGAAALARIEREGTERAARGERSDTFVRGLHSIGELDPERRFIVHFPEELSIQSFGSGYGGNALLGKKCHALRIASHQARSEGWLAEHMLILGIENPQGETHYVAAAFPSACGKTNLAMLIPPQGYRDAGWKVWTVGDDICWMRPGADGRLYAINPEAGFFGVAPGTSTKSNPNALATIQKNTIFTNVGVTADGQPWWEGLDNGQTPVTDWRGNAYDAAKGPAAHPNSRFTVSARQCPSYSPKAEDAQGVPISAIVFGGRRASLVPLVFEARDWTHGVLVGAAMGSETTAAATGAVGVMRRDPMAMKPFCGYNFADYFSHWLSFDGADAKLPKIFHVNWFRKGDDGKFLWPGFGDNLRVLEWMIGRVEGQAGAVETPIGYLPAAEDLNLDGVTLSDEARAKLFGFDHAGWSAEFDSIGGYLDEYGPRMPQALKDEQQRIAAALAR; encoded by the coding sequence TTGAACGACTGGGTCGCCCAGGTCGCCGCGCTGACCCGCCCGGACCGCATTCACTGGTGCGACGGCAGCGACGCCGAGAACCAGGCCCTGATCGAGCAGATGCTCGCCGACGGCACCCTGGAGGCGCTGAACGAGCAGACCCACCCGGGCAGCTATCTGCACCGTTCGCACCCGGACGACGTGGCGCGCGTGGAGCACCTGACTTTCGTCTGCACCACCCAGCGCGAGGACGCCGGCCCGAACAACCATTGGATGGCGCCGCACGAGGCGCATGCCAAGATGGACGCGCTGTTCGACGGCTGCATGCGCGGCCGCACCTTGTACGTGATCCCTTATTGCATGGGCCCGATCGATTCGCCGCTGTCGCGTTGCGGCGTGGAGATCACCGACAGCCCGTACGTGGTCGCCAACATGCGCATCATGACGCGCATGGGCGCAGCGGCTCTGGCGCGGATCGAGCGCGAAGGCACTGAGAGAGCCGCTCGCGGCGAACGGAGCGACACGTTTGTGCGCGGCCTGCATTCGATCGGCGAGCTCGATCCGGAACGCCGTTTCATCGTCCATTTCCCCGAAGAACTCAGCATCCAGTCCTTCGGTTCGGGCTACGGCGGCAACGCCCTGCTCGGCAAGAAGTGCCACGCCCTGCGCATCGCCTCGCACCAGGCGCGCAGCGAAGGCTGGCTGGCCGAGCACATGCTGATCCTGGGCATCGAGAACCCGCAGGGCGAGACCCATTACGTCGCCGCGGCGTTCCCCTCGGCCTGCGGCAAGACCAATCTGGCCATGCTGATTCCGCCGCAGGGCTACCGCGATGCCGGCTGGAAGGTGTGGACGGTCGGCGACGACATCTGCTGGATGCGCCCGGGCGCCGACGGCCGCCTGTACGCGATCAACCCCGAGGCCGGTTTCTTCGGTGTGGCCCCGGGCACCTCGACCAAGTCGAACCCGAACGCGCTGGCGACGATCCAGAAGAACACCATCTTCACCAACGTCGGCGTGACCGCCGACGGCCAGCCGTGGTGGGAAGGCCTGGACAACGGCCAGACCCCGGTCACCGACTGGCGCGGCAACGCTTACGACGCCGCCAAGGGCCCGGCCGCGCACCCGAACTCGCGCTTCACCGTGTCGGCCCGGCAGTGCCCGAGCTATTCGCCCAAGGCCGAGGACGCGCAGGGCGTGCCGATCTCGGCCATCGTCTTCGGCGGCCGCCGCGCTTCGCTGGTGCCGCTGGTGTTCGAGGCGCGCGACTGGACCCACGGCGTGCTGGTCGGCGCGGCCATGGGCTCGGAAACCACCGCCGCCGCCACCGGCGCGGTCGGCGTGATGCGCCGCGATCCGATGGCGATGAAGCCGTTCTGCGGCTACAACTTCGCCGACTATTTCAGCCATTGGCTGTCGTTCGACGGCGCCGACGCCAAGCTGCCCAAGATCTTCCACGTCAACTGGTTCCGCAAGGGCGACGACGGCAAGTTCCTGTGGCCGGGCTTCGGCGACAACCTGCGTGTGCTGGAGTGGATGATCGGCCGGGTCGAGGGCCAGGCCGGCGCGGTGGAGACGCCGATCGGCTACCTGCCGGCGGCCGAAGACCTCAATCTCGACGGCGTGACTTTGTCGGACGAGGCCCGCGCCAAGCTGTTCGGCTTCGACCATGCCGGCTGGAGCGCCGAGTTCGACAGCATCGGCGGCTACCTGGACGAATACGGTCCGCGCATGCCGCAGGCGTTGAAGGACGAACAGCAGCGCATCGCCGCCGCCCTGGCCCGCTGA
- a CDS encoding TetR/AcrR family transcriptional regulator — translation MVTLSSMSQPAPTKQERNGRLSADDWAQAALDLIAEQGVAAVAVEPLARRLGVTKGSFYWHFPSRDALLVAALERWEKVEQETVFGQLEPIPDPRQRLRSLFHLVAHEVKSHVIYSELLKALDHPAVQPVIGRVSERRLDYLTASFRQAGLSRTDAQHRARLLYAAYVGFLQLNLQLHQTRMQHDEFEAYVEHMMATLIPSS, via the coding sequence ATGGTTACACTGTCATCCATGAGCCAGCCCGCCCCGACCAAGCAAGAACGCAACGGCCGCCTCAGCGCCGACGACTGGGCGCAGGCCGCCCTGGACCTGATCGCCGAACAGGGCGTGGCCGCGGTGGCGGTCGAACCGCTCGCGCGGCGCCTGGGCGTCACCAAAGGCAGCTTCTACTGGCACTTCCCTTCGCGCGACGCCTTGCTGGTGGCGGCGCTGGAGCGCTGGGAAAAAGTCGAGCAGGAAACCGTGTTCGGCCAGCTCGAGCCGATTCCGGATCCACGCCAGCGCCTGCGCTCGCTGTTCCACCTCGTCGCCCACGAGGTCAAGTCGCACGTCATTTATTCCGAGCTGCTCAAGGCCCTGGACCATCCGGCGGTGCAGCCGGTGATCGGACGCGTGTCCGAGCGCCGCCTGGACTACCTGACCGCGTCGTTCCGCCAGGCCGGCTTGAGCCGCACCGACGCGCAGCACCGCGCGCGCCTGCTGTACGCCGCCTATGTCGGCTTCCTGCAGCTGAATCTGCAGTTGCACCAGACGCGCATGCAGCACGATGAGTTCGAGGCCTATGTCGAGCACATGATGGCCACGCTCATCCCGTCATCCTGA